In Drosophila yakuba strain Tai18E2 chromosome 2R, Prin_Dyak_Tai18E2_2.1, whole genome shotgun sequence, a single genomic region encodes these proteins:
- the LOC6531068 gene encoding uncharacterized protein LOC6531068 isoform X2, whose protein sequence is MDIESDSDTSERWEDFFGSSTELAPSLLGIYDTLTNSFAAGGVAAAPTATSHESKASSSGDSTPKRSNSNCSNSSSSSTASSTGSCSSVPTSDDQSASYTLAGSSKHLSHQEPPAPLVVAGLRDEPDGAQLSRLVQRRSQESQIHGSSSSIASSGGSSRRGSNIRILSPNVHRIITHSDIQPVEAVSAEALKQHQQQSQRSPTHGRYIKTGHSGTPPAASSTPKLKLSHIPLSKITGKLSTQSGSELVSTFDSSNEYLNSVAFAAFEKSKPQDEDRTPTNKSVPGTPFHFDGHPFQGRKLTLPRYDSQQSIKLIEMEQLAATSAQLLHAKPATPGTPATPTPNATKPKEFVCSEPLSPVDIVATINFDLVAQHMERLTLADPGDLDPRAELIEAVNKTLVSKPLVRSSSAACASTICSSPLLTYARTKSLGAKASTLGGGVPLKLPTAEQLAELEEANKLSAESLDRLTDIKPKFAARLSELARLNNRPLSSSSICSTSSSSSSGSDQLLNGKLTATSYLASVESLAESENELGDQHHPPAMSVLEKTCLEIIDSERSFVEDLGQVIKGYLLDWKERACLRVDELQILFANIEEIYEFNSMLLQRLINTGRDPGRIARCFIDLRDGFDVYTTYCTSYPEAISLLTKLLQATHTYSLLASTQKLLQHRLPLGSYLLKPVQRILKYHLLLDSLRKHCDVKEVVEAHVIMRQVAHNIDQVKRKQEQQSRVKELSGILDGWLGPELTVLGELRQEGLLMEQHNKQRLVLLFATMLIITKQKEDGRLQFKTYISQNNLMLSEHLPGEPTSFYVIPFDEPRHQIKLTARNRDQKRIWTQHIKGVMLEKLDIPMRAKELVYQLGNEEVLPVMHSKTKHPKTKKRKNFD, encoded by the exons GCAGCTCCACCGAGTTGGCACCCTCACTGCTGGGCATCTACGACACATTGACAAACAGCTTTGCcgcggggggcgtggcagctgctCCCACAGCGACATCTCACGAATCGAAGGCATCCAGCAGCGGCGACTCGACGCCCAAGAGGAGCAACAGtaactgcagcaacagcagcagcagcagcactgcCTCATCCACTGGCAGCTGCTCGAGTGTACCCACCAGCGATGACCAGTCCGCCAGCTACACGCTAGCCGGCTCCAGCAAGCATTTGAGCCACCAGGAGCCACCTGCTCCGCTGGTGGTTGCTGGACTGCGGGACGAACCGGATGGCGCTCAGTTGAGCAGGTTGGTGCAGCGCCGGAGCCAGGAGTCGCAGATccacggcagcagcagcagcatagCCTCGAGTGGCGGCAGCAGTCGACGGGGTAGCAACATTCGCATCCTTTCGCCCAATGTGCACCGCATCATCACGCACTCGGATATCCAGCCAGTGGAGGCGGTGTCCGCGGAGGCACTGaaacagcaccagcagcaatcCCAGCGGAGTCCCACCCACGGCCGGTACATAAAGACCGGTCATAGCGGAACACCACCGGCCGCTAGTTCCACGCCCAAGCTCAAACTGTCGCACATACCGCTGTCCAAGATCACCGGCAAGTTGTCCACCCAGTCGGGCAGCGAACTGGTGTCCACCTTCGATTCCAGCAACGAGTATCTGAACTCGGTGGCCTTCGCCGCCTTTGAGAAATCCAAGCCGCAGGACGAGGATCGCACACCAACGAACAAATCGGTACCAGGCACTCCCTTCCATTTCGATGGGCATCCGTTTCAAGGACGCAAACTAACCCTGCCCCGCTACGATTCCCAGCAGAGCATCAAGCTGATCGAAATGGAGCAGCTGGCGGCCACCAGTGCACAACTGCTGCATGCCAAGCCCGCCACGCCCGGAActccggccacgcccacgcccaatGCCACAAAGCCCAAGGAGTTCGTGTGCAGTGAGCCACTGAGTCCCGTGGATATAGTGGCCACCATTAACTTTGATCTGGTGGCGCAGCATATGGAGCGATTGACGCTGGCGGATCCAGGAGATCTGGATCCACGGGCGGAGCTCATTGAGGCGGTGAACAAGACACTGGTTAGCAAGCCGCTGGTCAGGAGCTCCTCCGCCGCCTGTGCCTCCACGATCTGCAGCTCACCGCTGCTGACCTATGCCCGCACCAAGAGCTTGGGCGCCAAGGCCAGCACTCTGGGCGGCGGAGTGCCTCTCAAGCTGCCCACTGCCGAGCAGCTGGCCGAGCTGGAGGAGGCCAACAAGCTGTCGGCGGAGAGTCTGGACAGGCTGACGGATATCAAGCCCAAGTTTGCCGCTCGCCTCAGTGAGCTGGCCAGGCTAAACAATCGCCCActgtcctcctcctccatttgctccacctcctccagttccagttccggGTCGGACCAGCTGCTCAATGGCAAACTGACGGCCACTTCCTACCTGGCCAGCGTGGAAAGTCTGGCGGAGAGCGAGAACGAGCTGGGCGACCAACACCATCCGCCAGCGATGAGTGTGCTCGAGAAAACCTGCCTGGAGATCATCGACTCGGAGCGCAGCTTCGTCGAGGATTTGGGTCAGGTCATCAAGGG GTACCTGCTCGACTGGAAGGAGCGTGCCTGTCTGCGCGTAGACGAATTGCAAATACTCTTTGCGAACATTGAAGAGATTTATGAATTCAACTCGATGCTTCTGCAGCGACTTATCAACACGGGAAGGGATCCCGGTAGAATTGCCAGGTGCTTCATTGACCTGCGCGATGGCTTTGATGTGTACACAACCTACTG CACAAGCTACCCGGAAGCCATATCGCTGCTGACCAAGTTGCTGCAGGCCACGCACACGTACTCACTGCTCGCCTCCACGCAAAAGCTGCTCCAACATCGCCTGCCCCTGGGATCCTATCTGCTGAAGCCGGTGCAGCGCATCCTCAAGTACCATCTGCTGCTGGAC AGTCTGCGCAAGCACTGCGATGTGAAGGAGGTGGTCGAGGCGCATGTGATCATGCGTCAGGTGGCGCACAACATTGACCAGGTGAAGCgaaagcaggagcagcagagtCGCGTCAAGGAGCTGTCCGGCATTCTGGACGGCTGGCTGGGACCAG AGCTCACTGTCCTGGGAGAGCTGCGCCAAGAGGGTCTGCTGATGGAGCAGCACAACAAACAGCGCCTGGTACTCCTATTCGCCACCATGCTGATCATCACCAAGCAGAAGGAGGACGGCCGCCTGCAGTTCAAGACATACATTTCG CAAAACAATCTGATGCTGAGCGAACACTTGCCGGGTGAGCCGACCAGCTTCTATGTCATACCCTTCGACGAGCCGCGCCATCAAATCAAACTGACGGCCCGGAATCGTGACCAGAAGCGCATCTGGACGCAGCACATCAAAGGTGTCATGCTGGAGAAGCTGGACATACCGATGCGCGCCAAGGAGCTGGTCTATCAGCTGGGCAACGAGGAAG TACTACCAGTGATGCATTCTAAAACTAAACACCCCAAAACcaagaaacgaaaaaactTTGACTAG
- the LOC6531068 gene encoding uncharacterized protein LOC6531068 isoform X1, with translation MDIESDSDTSERWEDFFGSSTELAPSLLGIYDTLTNSFAAGGVAAAPTATSHESKASSSGDSTPKRSNSNCSNSSSSSTASSTGSCSSVPTSDDQSASYTLAGSSKHLSHQEPPAPLVVAGLRDEPDGAQLSRLVQRRSQESQIHGSSSSIASSGGSSRRGSNIRILSPNVHRIITHSDIQPVEAVSAEALKQHQQQSQRSPTHGRYIKTGHSGTPPAASSTPKLKLSHIPLSKITGKLSTQSGSELVSTFDSSNEYLNSVAFAAFEKSKPQDEDRTPTNKSVPGTPFHFDGHPFQGRKLTLPRYDSQQSIKLIEMEQLAATSAQLLHAKPATPGTPATPTPNATKPKEFVCSEPLSPVDIVATINFDLVAQHMERLTLADPGDLDPRAELIEAVNKTLVSKPLVRSSSAACASTICSSPLLTYARTKSLGAKASTLGGGVPLKLPTAEQLAELEEANKLSAESLDRLTDIKPKFAARLSELARLNNRPLSSSSICSTSSSSSSGSDQLLNGKLTATSYLASVESLAESENELGDQHHPPAMSVLEKTCLEIIDSERSFVEDLGQVIKGYLLDWKERACLRVDELQILFANIEEIYEFNSMLLQRLINTGRDPGRIARCFIDLRDGFDVYTTYCTSYPEAISLLTKLLQATHTYSLLASTQKLLQHRLPLGSYLLKPVQRILKYHLLLDSLRKHCDVKEVVEAHVIMRQVAHNIDQVKRKQEQQSRVKELSGILDGWLGPELTVLGELRQEGLLMEQHNKQRLVLLFATMLIITKQKEDGRLQFKTYISQNNLMLSEHLPGEPTSFYVIPFDEPRHQIKLTARNRDQKRIWTQHIKGVMLEKLDIPMRAKELVYQLGNEEDRTPDRSTWKWSLHSGSNSTPTYLERRNACRRSEIRQRNSKFKRKTVANSSSFDSFNESLEQEEESVSQAKPSKPLARNNSLDDTALQKLAAAMRYRKRDAAVKEETKTPVKEPECKCNQDERAEECSCILRDRDQRSRSAKSHSPVFSYKALKERSKSVPRIGGFSLDEEAEREREQDEDSPASLRGSRPDLTERKTKGKGFFEVKQYNHKTMPKKIANLKKQRSSTTKSCSRFYMDLSEFDSSSATVLKITESTEELRPDGEIELAQEAATLDDSTQDQYYNPDQETELLSPAEKSKRDAQIVLDLLKNNKEFERIYNKQQKRRESPVSPDISRGPILPPPRPPSRSPPPLELEEQKKKTVEEVDSVGEEPIYETLLRNVHVPYKFSPVMGRAKSSQMLKKRSKTAPAASRPESDYVTLVYSPEGVLQRVGEETVQRDSCSSSTTSTSSNGSGSTLKRDSQSTVINLSMEAVQEHGSRPLPKNSVSGSESSLLPRALKSIDNLSMAFGRSNRPPERRVSDVSEMCRQSVLHRQGSEAVGERMAHVDYADPKALFSLGVLNHSERDSVFSLTSSSSDSMCEQQRKRSGVEPPGATFEYEQQVEDSLENDFRDSAIYSDDNEKRSGDYDVHLRRPSSPPPPPPPLGPRPHQSAPQIAPKPPKDQLIQQGSGVIVCQSASRSWVLQQIENFNK, from the exons GCAGCTCCACCGAGTTGGCACCCTCACTGCTGGGCATCTACGACACATTGACAAACAGCTTTGCcgcggggggcgtggcagctgctCCCACAGCGACATCTCACGAATCGAAGGCATCCAGCAGCGGCGACTCGACGCCCAAGAGGAGCAACAGtaactgcagcaacagcagcagcagcagcactgcCTCATCCACTGGCAGCTGCTCGAGTGTACCCACCAGCGATGACCAGTCCGCCAGCTACACGCTAGCCGGCTCCAGCAAGCATTTGAGCCACCAGGAGCCACCTGCTCCGCTGGTGGTTGCTGGACTGCGGGACGAACCGGATGGCGCTCAGTTGAGCAGGTTGGTGCAGCGCCGGAGCCAGGAGTCGCAGATccacggcagcagcagcagcatagCCTCGAGTGGCGGCAGCAGTCGACGGGGTAGCAACATTCGCATCCTTTCGCCCAATGTGCACCGCATCATCACGCACTCGGATATCCAGCCAGTGGAGGCGGTGTCCGCGGAGGCACTGaaacagcaccagcagcaatcCCAGCGGAGTCCCACCCACGGCCGGTACATAAAGACCGGTCATAGCGGAACACCACCGGCCGCTAGTTCCACGCCCAAGCTCAAACTGTCGCACATACCGCTGTCCAAGATCACCGGCAAGTTGTCCACCCAGTCGGGCAGCGAACTGGTGTCCACCTTCGATTCCAGCAACGAGTATCTGAACTCGGTGGCCTTCGCCGCCTTTGAGAAATCCAAGCCGCAGGACGAGGATCGCACACCAACGAACAAATCGGTACCAGGCACTCCCTTCCATTTCGATGGGCATCCGTTTCAAGGACGCAAACTAACCCTGCCCCGCTACGATTCCCAGCAGAGCATCAAGCTGATCGAAATGGAGCAGCTGGCGGCCACCAGTGCACAACTGCTGCATGCCAAGCCCGCCACGCCCGGAActccggccacgcccacgcccaatGCCACAAAGCCCAAGGAGTTCGTGTGCAGTGAGCCACTGAGTCCCGTGGATATAGTGGCCACCATTAACTTTGATCTGGTGGCGCAGCATATGGAGCGATTGACGCTGGCGGATCCAGGAGATCTGGATCCACGGGCGGAGCTCATTGAGGCGGTGAACAAGACACTGGTTAGCAAGCCGCTGGTCAGGAGCTCCTCCGCCGCCTGTGCCTCCACGATCTGCAGCTCACCGCTGCTGACCTATGCCCGCACCAAGAGCTTGGGCGCCAAGGCCAGCACTCTGGGCGGCGGAGTGCCTCTCAAGCTGCCCACTGCCGAGCAGCTGGCCGAGCTGGAGGAGGCCAACAAGCTGTCGGCGGAGAGTCTGGACAGGCTGACGGATATCAAGCCCAAGTTTGCCGCTCGCCTCAGTGAGCTGGCCAGGCTAAACAATCGCCCActgtcctcctcctccatttgctccacctcctccagttccagttccggGTCGGACCAGCTGCTCAATGGCAAACTGACGGCCACTTCCTACCTGGCCAGCGTGGAAAGTCTGGCGGAGAGCGAGAACGAGCTGGGCGACCAACACCATCCGCCAGCGATGAGTGTGCTCGAGAAAACCTGCCTGGAGATCATCGACTCGGAGCGCAGCTTCGTCGAGGATTTGGGTCAGGTCATCAAGGG GTACCTGCTCGACTGGAAGGAGCGTGCCTGTCTGCGCGTAGACGAATTGCAAATACTCTTTGCGAACATTGAAGAGATTTATGAATTCAACTCGATGCTTCTGCAGCGACTTATCAACACGGGAAGGGATCCCGGTAGAATTGCCAGGTGCTTCATTGACCTGCGCGATGGCTTTGATGTGTACACAACCTACTG CACAAGCTACCCGGAAGCCATATCGCTGCTGACCAAGTTGCTGCAGGCCACGCACACGTACTCACTGCTCGCCTCCACGCAAAAGCTGCTCCAACATCGCCTGCCCCTGGGATCCTATCTGCTGAAGCCGGTGCAGCGCATCCTCAAGTACCATCTGCTGCTGGAC AGTCTGCGCAAGCACTGCGATGTGAAGGAGGTGGTCGAGGCGCATGTGATCATGCGTCAGGTGGCGCACAACATTGACCAGGTGAAGCgaaagcaggagcagcagagtCGCGTCAAGGAGCTGTCCGGCATTCTGGACGGCTGGCTGGGACCAG AGCTCACTGTCCTGGGAGAGCTGCGCCAAGAGGGTCTGCTGATGGAGCAGCACAACAAACAGCGCCTGGTACTCCTATTCGCCACCATGCTGATCATCACCAAGCAGAAGGAGGACGGCCGCCTGCAGTTCAAGACATACATTTCG CAAAACAATCTGATGCTGAGCGAACACTTGCCGGGTGAGCCGACCAGCTTCTATGTCATACCCTTCGACGAGCCGCGCCATCAAATCAAACTGACGGCCCGGAATCGTGACCAGAAGCGCATCTGGACGCAGCACATCAAAGGTGTCATGCTGGAGAAGCTGGACATACCGATGCGCGCCAAGGAGCTGGTCTATCAGCTGGGCAACGAGGAAG ATCGCACGCCAGATCGCAGCACCTGGAAGTGGAGCCTTCATTCCGGAAGCAACTCGACGCCCACATACCTGGAGCGTAGGAATGCCTGCCGGCGGAGTGAGATACGGCAGCGGAACTCCAAGTTCAAGCGGAAGACGGTGGCCAACTCCAGTTCCTTTGACAGCTTCAATGAGTCCctggagcaggaggaggaatCGGTTAGCCAGGCGAAGCCCTCAAAGCCTCTGGCCAGAAACAACAGCCTGGACGATACGGCACTGCAGAAACTGGCTGCTGCCATGCGATATCGCAAACGGGATGCTGCAGTGAAGGAGGAGACGAAGACGCCGGTCAAGGAGCCGGAGTGTAAGTGCAACCAGGATGAGCGGGCGGAGGAGTGTTCCTGCATTCTGCGGGATCGGGATCAGCGCAGTCGCAGTGCCAAGTCGCATTCGCCCGTCTTCAGCTACAAGGCACTCAAGGAGCGCAGTAAGTCGGTTCCCCGGATCGGTGGCTTCAGCTTGGACGAGGAGGCGGAGAGGGAACGCGAACAGGACGAGGATAGTCCCGCCTCTCTGCGGGGAAGCAGACCCGATCTCACAGAGCGCAAGACCAAGGGAAAGGGATTCTTTGAGGTCAAGCAATACAATCACAAGACGATGCCCAAGAAGATAGCCAACTTGAAGAAGCAACGAAGTAGCACCACCAAGAGCTGCTCCAGATTCTACATGGATCTCAGCGAATTCGATAGCAGCAGCGCCACTGTGCTCAAGATAACCGAATCCACCGAGGAGCTGCGTCCAGACGGGGAAATCGAACTGGCCCAGGAGGCCGCCACTCTGGATGATTCCACGCAGGATCAGTATTACAATCCGGATCAGGAGACCGAATTGCTGTCCCCAGCCGAGAAGTCAAAACGAGATGCGCAAATAGTCCTTGACTTACTGAAAAACAACAAGGAATTCGAGAGGATATACAACAAACAGCAGAAGAGGCGCGAAAGTCCAGTGAGTCCCGATATAAGTCGTGGACCCATCCTGCcgccgccacgcccaccatcGCGATCTCCACCACCCCTGGAATtggaggagcagaagaagaaaaCAGTCGAAGAGGTGGATTCAGTGGGCGAGGAGCCCATCTACGAGACTCTGCTGCGCAATGTCCATGTGCCTTACAAGTTCTCACCAGTGATGGGGCGAGCCAAGTCATCGCAGATGCTGAAGAAGAGATCGAAGACTGCCCCCGCAGCTTCGCGACCGGAATCGGACTACGTCACCCTGGTTTACTCGCCCGAAGGCGTTCTGCAGCGAGTGGGCGAGGAGACAGTGCAGCGGGATAGCTGCAGTTCCTCCACCACTTCGACATCCTCGAATGGATCAGGATCCACGTTGAAACGCGACAGCCAGAGCACGGTGATCAATCTATCCATGGAGGCGGTGCAGGAGCATGGATCACGACCCTTGCCGAAGAACTCCGTTTCGGGATCGGAGAGTTCGCTGCTGCCGCGAGCCCTGAAGTCCATAGACAACCTGAGCATGGCCTTCGGACGCTCCAACCGACCGCCGGAGCGCCGGGTGTCCGATGTCAGCGAGATGTGCCGGCAGAGTGTGCTGCATCGCCAGGGCAGCGAGGCGGTGGGCGAGAGGATGGCCCACGTGGACTACGCTGATCCCAAGGCGCTTTTTAGCCTGGGCGTACTCAACCACTCGGAACGGGACTCGGTTTTCTCGCtgacctcctcctccagcgaCAGCATGTGCGAGCAGCAGCGCAAGCGATCCGGAGTGGAGCCGCCAGGCGCCACCTTCGAGTACGAGCAGCAGGTGGAGGATAGCCTGGAGAACGATTTCCGCGACTCGGCCATTTACAGCGATGACAACGAGAAGCGTTCCGGCGACTACGATGTCCATCTACGTCGTCCCAGCAgtccgcctcctccgccgcctccgCTGGGACCACGTCCCCATCAGTCTGCGCCACAGATTGCACCCAAGCCGCCCAAGGATCAGCTCATCCAGCAAGGATCGGGCGTCATCGTCTGCCAGTCGGCCTCGCGCAGTTGGGTTCTGCAGCAGATCGAGAACTTCAACAAGTAG